In one window of Eggerthella guodeyinii DNA:
- a CDS encoding DUF1062 domain-containing protein, translating to MKTSIWRVEATAAPVALRPCGTCGADAEFASTGLFRVNAQKKRLDVWLIYRCATCGSVWNSAVISRGRPGSIDREELERFTGNDPAMALRCALDVGLLRRNGARRGKVAFVVEGDRPAGGEDCRVEIDGGDLAGLRLAEVLRAKLGVSRSGLERLVEAGDVSAADGADVLAAKLRPHQTILVRGRREQ from the coding sequence ATGAAAACGAGTATATGGCGCGTGGAGGCGACCGCCGCGCCGGTCGCGCTGCGCCCTTGTGGGACCTGCGGTGCTGACGCGGAGTTCGCGTCCACGGGCCTGTTTCGCGTGAACGCCCAGAAGAAACGTCTGGACGTGTGGCTCATCTACCGGTGCGCCACGTGCGGAAGCGTGTGGAACAGCGCCGTGATCAGCCGTGGGCGCCCGGGAAGCATCGACCGCGAAGAGCTCGAGCGGTTCACGGGCAACGATCCCGCGATGGCGCTGCGGTGCGCGCTCGACGTCGGCTTGCTCAGGCGCAACGGCGCGCGCCGGGGCAAGGTCGCCTTCGTCGTCGAAGGCGACCGGCCCGCCGGCGGCGAGGACTGTCGGGTTGAAATCGACGGCGGCGACCTTGCGGGCCTGCGCCTGGCCGAGGTGCTGCGGGCCAAGCTGGGCGTTTCGCGCAGCGGCTTGGAGCGCCTCGTGGAGGCGGGCGACGTGAGCGCCGCCGACGGAGCCGACGTCCTCGCCGCGAAGCTCCGTCCGCACCAGACGATCCTCGTGCGCGGGCGGCGCGAGCAGTAG
- a CDS encoding energy-coupling factor transporter transmembrane component T, whose translation MQAAYTLEDRRVLGRAPRSGVLDLDPRTIMGVLLAASVVAFMSKSLTVELGLVLGVALLQALTGHVRMALAFAGGYAVLWAVLNLVFPHVGGVAATMFTISFTFSRKIFLCLMVGSLLVAECSVHRLTAALERLRVPQVVLIPLTVTMRYFPALKDEMAHIRDAMRLRDIPASERLECFVVPLIMSATTTADELSRAATCRGIENPVRSTDTERLRMRAADWAVLAASAAAVVVVALWGGAY comes from the coding sequence ATGCAGGCCGCCTACACGCTCGAGGATCGTCGCGTGCTGGGCCGGGCGCCGCGCTCCGGCGTGCTCGACCTCGACCCGCGCACCATCATGGGCGTGCTGCTGGCGGCGTCGGTGGTGGCCTTCATGTCGAAGAGCCTCACGGTTGAGCTGGGCCTCGTGCTGGGCGTGGCGCTGCTGCAGGCGCTGACGGGGCACGTGAGGATGGCGCTTGCGTTCGCGGGCGGCTACGCGGTGCTGTGGGCGGTGCTCAACCTCGTGTTTCCCCACGTCGGAGGCGTTGCAGCCACCATGTTCACCATCAGCTTCACGTTCTCGCGCAAGATCTTCCTGTGCCTCATGGTGGGCTCGCTGCTGGTGGCCGAATGCTCGGTGCACCGTCTGACGGCCGCGCTCGAGCGCCTGCGCGTGCCGCAGGTGGTGCTCATCCCGCTCACGGTGACCATGCGCTACTTCCCGGCGCTCAAAGACGAGATGGCGCACATCCGCGACGCCATGCGCCTGCGCGACATCCCCGCTTCCGAGCGGCTGGAATGCTTTGTGGTGCCGCTCATCATGTCGGCCACCACCACGGCCGACGAGCTGTCGCGCGCCGCGACCTGCCGGGGCATCGAGAACCCGGTGCGCTCCACCGACACCGAGCGGCTGCGCATGCGTGCCGCCGATTGGGCGGTGCTCGCGGCGTCCGCGGCGGCAGTCGTGGTCGTGGCGCTGTGGGGAGGGGCGTACTGA
- a CDS encoding NAD(P)H-dependent oxidoreductase, whose product MNVSVILGHPYDGSFNAAIAQTVVQTLEEDGHAVAFHDLHAEGFNPVIPPSELVSDVPADDLTALHQREIKEADGIVVVHPNWWGQPPAILKGWVDRVLREGVAYGFAEGDSGGGLPIGLLKARAVLVFNTSNTPEARELEAFGDPLQRLWRDCICDFCGVTAFDRVMFRVVADSTPADRRTWLEQVRTMTRESFPSEWNSAARSD is encoded by the coding sequence ATGAACGTTTCGGTCATCCTGGGGCATCCCTACGACGGCAGCTTCAACGCGGCCATCGCCCAGACTGTGGTGCAAACGCTGGAGGAGGACGGCCATGCGGTGGCGTTCCACGATTTGCACGCGGAGGGCTTCAACCCGGTGATTCCCCCGTCCGAGCTGGTCAGCGATGTGCCGGCCGACGATCTGACGGCCCTGCACCAACGCGAGATCAAGGAGGCCGACGGCATCGTCGTCGTGCATCCCAACTGGTGGGGGCAGCCGCCCGCCATCCTCAAGGGATGGGTCGACCGCGTGCTGCGGGAGGGCGTGGCCTACGGGTTCGCCGAGGGCGATTCCGGCGGCGGCCTGCCCATCGGCCTGCTGAAAGCCCGCGCGGTGCTCGTGTTCAACACGTCGAACACGCCGGAAGCGCGCGAGCTCGAAGCTTTCGGCGATCCGCTGCAGCGGCTGTGGCGCGACTGCATCTGCGACTTCTGCGGCGTGACCGCGTTCGATCGGGTTATGTTCCGCGTCGTCGCCGACAGCACGCCGGCCGACCGCCGCACGTGGCTTGAGCAGGTGCGCACCATGACGCGCGAAAGTTTCCCGTCCGAATGGAACAGCGCTGCCCGATCGGACTAG
- a CDS encoding ABC transporter ATP-binding protein, which produces MAGARQCAEARGDERAEARGGEAPVVVRLRDASCRGAGDALILDGVDLTVRRGECVLLCGRSGMGKTTVTKLINGLIPQFEPGVERTGEVEVCGFDPARCAMHELARHVGSVFQNPKSQFFNLTSNDELAFGLEAAGVDADAIEERIRATVGALHVEHLLDRGVTKMSGGEKQSLVFASVDVMDPDVYVLDEPTANLDARAIRVLHDQIAAILARGKTVIVAEHRLYFVADLIDRAVLIEGGRVAREFSPEDLRALSEEERARLGLRAVDPAVAMAVTCPAAPACATGALERGLSLRGFASLRKKRRVFAPVSFDVPRGAVVGVTGANGVGKSTLVRAMAGLERATEGELRFDGAPLDARARRRRCSLVMQDVNHQLFSDSVRGECELSAGGVDAARVDEVLAALDLEHLEACHPMALSGGQKQRLAVACALLAGREVLLLDEPTSGLDFGHMVEVSRLVKGLAERNICIVVVTHDCEFLSRSCDFAYELEAG; this is translated from the coding sequence ATGGCGGGGGCTCGGCAGTGCGCTGAGGCGCGCGGCGACGAGCGCGCTGAGGCGCGCGGTGGCGAGGCGCCGGTCGTCGTCCGCCTGCGCGATGCGTCCTGCCGCGGGGCCGGCGACGCGCTCATCCTGGACGGCGTGGACCTCACCGTGCGCCGCGGCGAATGCGTGCTGCTGTGCGGGCGCTCGGGCATGGGAAAGACCACGGTGACGAAGCTGATCAACGGCCTCATCCCGCAATTCGAGCCCGGGGTCGAGCGCACGGGCGAGGTGGAGGTGTGCGGCTTCGATCCGGCGCGCTGCGCCATGCACGAGCTCGCGCGGCACGTGGGCAGCGTGTTCCAGAACCCGAAATCGCAGTTCTTCAACCTCACCTCCAACGACGAGCTGGCGTTCGGCCTGGAGGCGGCGGGGGTCGACGCCGACGCGATCGAGGAGCGCATCCGGGCGACGGTGGGGGCGCTGCACGTCGAGCACCTGCTCGACCGCGGCGTGACGAAGATGTCGGGCGGCGAGAAGCAGAGCCTCGTGTTCGCCTCGGTGGACGTGATGGACCCCGACGTGTACGTGCTGGACGAGCCCACCGCGAACCTCGACGCGCGCGCGATCCGCGTGCTGCACGACCAGATCGCCGCCATCCTCGCGCGCGGCAAGACGGTGATCGTCGCCGAGCACCGGCTGTACTTCGTGGCCGACCTCATCGATCGCGCGGTGCTCATCGAAGGGGGCCGCGTCGCGCGCGAGTTCTCGCCCGAGGACTTGCGCGCGCTGTCGGAGGAGGAGCGCGCCCGCCTGGGCCTGCGCGCCGTCGACCCCGCCGTCGCGATGGCCGTGACGTGCCCGGCGGCCCCCGCGTGCGCGACGGGTGCGCTCGAGCGCGGGCTGTCGCTGCGCGGTTTCGCCAGCCTGCGCAAGAAGCGGCGCGTGTTCGCCCCGGTCAGCTTCGACGTCCCGCGCGGCGCGGTGGTGGGCGTGACGGGCGCGAACGGCGTGGGGAAGTCGACGCTCGTGCGCGCGATGGCGGGCCTCGAGCGCGCGACGGAGGGGGAGCTGCGCTTCGACGGCGCACCGCTCGATGCCCGCGCGCGCCGCCGCCGGTGCTCGCTCGTCATGCAGGACGTGAACCATCAGCTGTTCAGCGACAGCGTGCGCGGGGAGTGCGAGCTGTCGGCGGGCGGCGTCGACGCGGCTCGCGTGGACGAAGTGCTGGCGGCCCTCGACCTGGAGCATCTGGAGGCGTGCCACCCCATGGCGCTGTCCGGCGGCCAGAAGCAGCGGCTGGCCGTGGCCTGCGCCTTGCTCGCCGGGCGGGAGGTGCTGCTGTTGGACGAGCCGACGAGCGGGCTTGACTTCGGGCATATGGTTGAGGTAAGCCGGTTGGTGAAAGGGCTGGCTGAACGGAACATCTGCATCGTCGTGGTCACGCACGACTGCGAATTCCTCAGCCGCAGCTGCGATTTCGCGTACGAATTGGAGGCGGGCTGA
- a CDS encoding MptD family putative ECF transporter S component — MASSVASTASPAPSPSEGKVLKGRDLINIGIFTAIYFVIQFVFMLCGGIHPALWVFMPALDGLFAGIPFMLMCAKVQKPGAVVIMGLIVALIYFATGMFTPLILAMMAASCVVAEVIRAVARYRSFLGNAVAYAVFGLGMCGSPLPLWVFHDSFVSQIAEQGMGADYLASLDALSTTPMLIAMFAVTIVAGLAGAYIARCLFKKHFEKAGLV, encoded by the coding sequence ATGGCAAGCAGCGTCGCATCGACGGCGAGCCCGGCACCTTCCCCGAGCGAGGGGAAGGTGCTCAAGGGCCGCGACCTCATCAACATCGGCATCTTCACGGCCATCTACTTCGTCATCCAGTTCGTGTTCATGCTGTGCGGCGGCATCCATCCGGCGCTGTGGGTGTTCATGCCGGCGCTCGACGGTTTGTTCGCGGGCATCCCGTTCATGCTCATGTGCGCGAAGGTGCAAAAGCCCGGCGCCGTCGTCATCATGGGGCTCATCGTGGCGCTCATCTACTTCGCGACGGGCATGTTCACGCCGCTCATCCTGGCCATGATGGCGGCATCTTGCGTTGTCGCCGAGGTCATCCGCGCGGTTGCGCGCTATCGCAGCTTCCTCGGCAACGCGGTGGCGTACGCGGTGTTCGGCCTGGGCATGTGCGGAAGCCCTCTGCCGCTGTGGGTGTTCCACGACTCGTTCGTCTCCCAGATCGCCGAGCAGGGCATGGGCGCCGACTACCTGGCGTCGCTCGACGCGCTGTCCACGACGCCGATGCTGATCGCCATGTTCGCCGTCACCATCGTGGCTGGCCTCGCGGGTGCGTACATCGCGCGCTGCCTGTTCAAGAAGCACTTCGAGAAGGCGGGGCTCGTCTAA
- a CDS encoding 6-pyruvoyl trahydropterin synthase family protein, which yields MYGLKTEASFDSAHFLTDYYGKCENLHGHRWRAVVYLEVADLQADGTMKDMVVDFGVFKRAVRDLAEELDHTFLVEEGSLAATTLAALEAEGFSLTVLPFRTTAENLARYVCDRLTEQGFPVSQVDLYETPNNCAIYRRTA from the coding sequence ATGTACGGATTGAAAACCGAGGCCAGCTTCGACTCGGCCCACTTCCTGACCGATTACTACGGCAAGTGCGAGAACCTGCACGGCCACCGGTGGAGAGCGGTGGTGTACCTCGAGGTCGCCGACCTGCAGGCCGACGGCACGATGAAGGACATGGTGGTTGATTTCGGCGTGTTCAAGCGCGCGGTGCGCGACCTGGCCGAAGAGCTGGACCACACCTTCCTCGTGGAAGAGGGCTCGCTGGCCGCGACGACGCTGGCCGCCCTCGAGGCCGAGGGCTTCAGCCTGACCGTCCTGCCCTTCCGCACCACCGCCGAGAACCTGGCGCGCTACGTCTGCGACCGGCTGACGGAGCAGGGTTTCCCCGTGTCCCAGGTGGACCTGTACGAAACCCCCAACAACTGCGCCATCTACCGGAGGACGGCATGA